A window of [Ruminococcus] lactaris ATCC 29176 genomic DNA:
AACTGGAGAGTTTTTTTGGTGGATGTACAGAAGAAAAAAGAGTAATTGGAAGAAAGAGACGATGAAGAAAAGTCTGTAAATAAGAGAAATTATAAGCACTCCCGGATGCTGTCAGACATCCGGGAGTGCTTATAATCAGTTAGATTCATAATCGGCTGGATTTAAGCCGATTATTTGATATCCAGTTCTATCGGTTCATCTAAGTGTTCGGATACATATTTCCCATTCTTTTTCCGCTGGCGGACACATTCGGTCAACAGATATTCAATCTGTCCATTGACGGAACGAAAATCATCTTCCGCCCAGGCTGCAATGGCATTATAAAGCTGGGCAGAGAGCCGAAGCGGAATCTGCTTTTTCTTATTATCCTTTTCAGCCATAAAAATTAATAAAGACTTCCTGAATTAATGATCGGCTGGGTGTCGTGGTTGCCGCAGAGAACAACGAGCAGATTGGATACCATTGCAGCTTTTCGTTCTTCATCCAGTTCTACTACACCCTTTTCATTTAACTGGTCTAAAGCCATTTCAACCATTCCGACAGCACCGTCAACGATCATCTTTCTTGCATCAATGATCGCAGATGCCTGTTGACGCTGAAGCATTACGGCAGCGATTTCCGGGGCATAAGCAAGGTAAGTGATGCGGGCTTCAATAATCTCAAGTCCTGCATCGGCTACTTTTTTCTGAATCTCATCACGGATTCTTGCTGCTACGATCTCGCTGGAGCCGCGAAGGCTTCCTTCGTCTGCCTTCCCGTCTCCGGTTGTATCGATATCAGGGGCTGTGTCATAAGGATAGATCCGTACGATATTGCGTAAAGCACCGTCGCACTGGAGAGAAAGATATTCCTTATAATTATCTACATTGAATACTGCTTTTGCAGTATCCACAACACGCCACGTAACAGCAATTCCGATCTCGATTGGATTACCAAGGCAGTCGTTGATCTTCTGTCGTGAATTATTCAGAGTCATGATCTTCAAAGAAATTTTCTTATTAGAAGATTCATCTGAAAGGGAAAGACTATTGCTGCCTAAGAGGCTTGCGATAGAAGTATCTTTTTTAGAGTGATTGTCTACATCACCGCTCTGGCTTAATTTTGTCTTTGCAGCAGGATTGACTCCGATAGAGAATGGATTTACAAAATAAAATCCTGAATCTTTCAGAGAGCCGATATACTTTCCAAAAAGAGTGAGGACAAGTGCTTCCTGTGGCTTTAATACTTTCAGTCCGGCAAAAGGAATCCATCCAAGAGCTAACCAGATAATGCTGAGAACCAGTCCGGTTATATTGAGTGGTGTGATGTCATTGCTCATAGAGACAGATGACAGGACACAGACTGCAACCGCTGCAAGATAAAGCAGAGAGGTAAGCAGCAGGACTGCCATACCATTTTTTTTGGTTGTTAAGATTTTTTCTTCCATAAAAACCCCTCCTTAATATAAAAAGAATTTATTTGATATCATTATGATATCATCTTACATGGAAAAGTCAATACCTTTTGATTAGCGAAACTAAAAAAGCTATGGAAAATGAAATTTTGAGAGGTTATCTCATTTTCATTTCCATAGCTTTTACGCGTATTATATTCTATTCATCCATAAAATAGAAGATCAGAATCATTTCAGGCTATTGCCAGATTCTTATAACTGAGGACCAGCAGCAACAAGTGCTTTACCAGCTTCATTTCCTTCGTATTTAGCGAAGTTCTTGATAAATCTCTCAGCAAGATCTTTTGCCTTAACATCCCACTCAGAAGCGTCAGCGTATGTGTCGCGAGGATCAAGGATTCCTGTATCAACACCCTCAAGCTCTGTAGGTACTTCAAAGTTGAAGTATGGGATTGTCTTTGTAGGAGCATTGTTGATAGCTCCGTTCAGGATTGCGTCGATGATTCCACGAGTATCTTTAATGGAGATACGCTTTCCTGTTCCGTTCCATCCTGTATTTACAAGGTAAGCCTTAGCTCCGCTCTTCTCCATCTTCTTAACAAGCTCTTCTGCATATTTTGTAGGATGCAGCTCAAGGAATGCCTGTCCGAAGCAAGCTGAGAATGTTGGTGTAGGCTCTGTGATTCCACGCTCTGTTCCGGCAAGTTTTGCTGTAAATCCAGACAGGAAGTAGTACTGAGTCTGATCTGCTGTCAGGATAGATACCGGAGGAAGTACTCCGAATGCGTCTGCTGACAGGAAGATCACGTTCTTAGCTGCCGGTGCAGAAGAAATCGGACGAACGATATTCTTAATATGGTTGATCGGGTAAGATACACGAGTATTCTCTGTTACGCTCTTGTCAGCGAAATCAATCTTTCCGTTCTCATCCAGTGTAACATTCTCAAGAAGAGCGTCACGAACGATTGCATTGTAGATATCCGGCTCAGATTCTTTGTCAAGGTTGATAACCTTAGCATAGCATCCACCTTCAAAGTTGAATACTCCGTTGTCATCCCAGCCATGCTCGTCATCACCGATGAGGAGTCTCTTAGGATCTGTGGAAAGTGTAGTCTTACCTGTTCCTGACAGACCAAAGAAGATTGCTGTATTTTCACCGTTCAGGTCTGTATTAGCTGAGCAGTGCATGGAAGCCATTCCCTTCAGTGGAAGGAAGTAGTTCATCATGGAGAACATACCTTTCTTCATTTCTCCGCCGTACCATGTATTTACGATAACCTGCTCTTTGCTTGTGATGTTGAACATTACGGCTGTCTCAGAGTTAAGTCCGAGTTCTTTGTAGTTCTCAACCTTTGCCTTGGAAGCATTGTAAACAACGAAATCTGGCTCGAAGTTCTCAAGCTCTTCTGCTGTAGGCTTGATGAACATATTTGTTACGAAGTGTGCCTGCCATGCAACTTCAACG
This region includes:
- a CDS encoding SPFH domain-containing protein; translated protein: MEEKILTTKKNGMAVLLLTSLLYLAAVAVCVLSSVSMSNDITPLNITGLVLSIIWLALGWIPFAGLKVLKPQEALVLTLFGKYIGSLKDSGFYFVNPFSIGVNPAAKTKLSQSGDVDNHSKKDTSIASLLGSNSLSLSDESSNKKISLKIMTLNNSRQKINDCLGNPIEIGIAVTWRVVDTAKAVFNVDNYKEYLSLQCDGALRNIVRIYPYDTAPDIDTTGDGKADEGSLRGSSEIVAARIRDEIQKKVADAGLEIIEARITYLAYAPEIAAVMLQRQQASAIIDARKMIVDGAVGMVEMALDQLNEKGVVELDEERKAAMVSNLLVVLCGNHDTQPIINSGSLY
- the pckA gene encoding phosphoenolpyruvate carboxykinase (ATP), with amino-acid sequence MAKIDLSKYGITGTTEVVYNPSYEMLFEEETKPELEGYEKGQESELGAVNVMTGVYTGRSPKDKFIVMDENSKDTVWWTSDEYKNDNHPATQEAWAAVKDLAIKELSNKRLFVVDAFCGANKDTRMAIRFIVEVAWQAHFVTNMFIKPTAEELENFEPDFVVYNASKAKVENYKELGLNSETAVMFNITSKEQVIVNTWYGGEMKKGMFSMMNYFLPLKGMASMHCSANTDLNGENTAIFFGLSGTGKTTLSTDPKRLLIGDDEHGWDDNGVFNFEGGCYAKVINLDKESEPDIYNAIVRDALLENVTLDENGKIDFADKSVTENTRVSYPINHIKNIVRPISSAPAAKNVIFLSADAFGVLPPVSILTADQTQYYFLSGFTAKLAGTERGITEPTPTFSACFGQAFLELHPTKYAEELVKKMEKSGAKAYLVNTGWNGTGKRISIKDTRGIIDAILNGAINNAPTKTIPYFNFEVPTELEGVDTGILDPRDTYADASEWDVKAKDLAERFIKNFAKYEGNEAGKALVAAGPQL